From Hoplias malabaricus isolate fHopMal1 chromosome 11, fHopMal1.hap1, whole genome shotgun sequence, a single genomic window includes:
- the LOC136709381 gene encoding extracellular calcium-sensing receptor-like isoform X1, whose protein sequence is MLWTGICPAACNVNSVTCRLWTEPQLPILYKNGDLEVGGIFAIHSYMRSEQNSYTKLPLQPQCSGSMDIRDLLNARTMEFTINEINKRTDLLPGITLGYQIYDSCAAVPMAIKVTFQFANGREQVFNDKYGCPNSATAAVPAILGDTNSTPSVSMARFLGLLGIPQVSHFATCACLSDKRQFPAFLRTVPSDHHQAAALARIVKYFGWTWIGAVRSDSDYGNYGMASFLKAAQEEGICVEYSEAFYRTDPRSKVERVANVIRSSTARVIVAFMNAGEMEVLLEELVRNPPPPLQWICSDTLIMNTKFLRYNMCAGAIGFGIPKSVIPGLREYLLDLSPAQVLKSPLLTEFWETSFSCSLTGSSKGARVCNGSEDIRALQNPYTDTSQLRITNMVYKATYAIAHAIHGVICNDTQCDKSIQFAPWQILDQLKRVNFTTKNGNRVTFDANGDGLPIYELINWQVQKDGALDFVTVGEYDSSKPKGQEFNANRAISWMGGQIEVPVSVCSESCPPGTRKAVQKGRPVCCYDCIPCAEGEISNRTDALNCMPCPPEFWPNAKRDTCSPKPVEFLSWGDTLSIILTVFSVAGAFIAVCVAVVFYRHRTSPIVRANNSELSFLLLFSLTLCFLCSLTFIGRPSEWSCMLRHTAFGITFVLCISCVLGKTIVVLMAFRATLPGSNVMKWFGPPQQRLSVFTFTLIQTVICVLWLTLSPPFPFNNLKHYKERIILECGLGSAVAFWAVLGYIGFLALLCFVLAFLARKLPDNFNEAKFITFSMLIFCAVWATFIPAYISSPGKLTVAVEIFAILASSFGLIICIFAPKCFIIVFRPEQNTKKHLMGKVPSKSL, encoded by the exons ATGCTGTGGACAGGGATCTGTCCTGCAGCGTGTAACGTTAACTCGGTCACATGCAGGCTGTGGACTGAGCCTCAACTACCCATTCTTTATAAGAATGGAGATTTGGAGGTTGGAGGAATTTTCGCCATTCATTCCTACATGAGATCAGAGCAGAACTCCTACACAAAGCTGCCACTACAACCACAGTGCTCTGGGAG TATGGATATCAGAGACCTACTCAACGCTCGTACCATGGAGTTCACCATCAACGAGATCAACAAGAGAACAGATCTGCTGCCGGGAATCACGCTGGGCTACCAGATATATGACTCGTGCGCGGCAGTACCCATGGCGATCAAAGTTACGTTTCAGTTTGCTAATGGCAGGGAACAAGTTTTCAACGACAAATATGGGTGTCCAAATTCTGCAACCGCAGCTGTACCCGCTATTCTAGGAGATACTAATTCTACTCCCTCAGTCAGCATGGCCAGATTTCTAGGTCTGCTTGGAATTCCACAG GTCAGCCATTTCGCAACCTGTGCGTGTTTGAGTGATAAGCGTCAGTTCCCTGCCTTTCTCAGGACCGTGCCAAGTGACCACCACCAAGCGGCAGCGCTGGCCAGAATCGTGAAGTATTTTGGCTGGACATGGATTGGGGCAGTGCGCAGTGACTCGGATTATGGGAATTACGGAATGGCCTCGTTTCTAAAGGCTGCGCAGGAGGAGGGGATCTGCGTGGAGTACTCGGAGGCCTTTTACAGGACAGATCCGCGCAGTAAAGTGGAGAGAGTGGCGAACGTCATCCGCTCATCAACAGCCAGAGTAATAGTAGCGTTTATGAACGCGGGCGAAATGGAAGTTTTATTAGAAGAACTGGTGAGAAATCCACCGCCTCCTCTTCAGTGGATTTGCAGCGACACATTGATCATGAATACAAAGTTTCTACGCTATAACATGTGCGCTGGGGCTATAGGATTCGGCATCCCCAAGTCAGTGATCCCAGGGCTCCGTGAATATCTTCTAGACCTCTCTCCAGCACAAGTTCTAAAGTCACCACTGTTAACGGAATTCTGGGAGACCTCGTTCAGCTGTAGCCTGACGGGTTCCTCGAAGGGCGCGCGGGTATGTAACGGCAGCGAGGACATCCGCGCGCTGCAGAACCCGTACACAGACACGTCACAGCTGCGTATCACTAACATGGTGTACAAAGCTACATACGCCATAGCGCATGCCATCCACGGTGTTATCTGTAATGACACGCAGTGCGACAAGAGCATTCAGTTCGCACCATGGCAG ATACTCGACCAGCTCAAGAGAGTGAATTTCACCACGAAAAATGGTAATCGGGTCACATTTGATGCCAACGGTGATGGTCTGCCCATCTATGAGCTCATTAACTGGCAAGTTCAAAAAGATGGGGCTTTGGATTTTGTGACTGTGGGCGAGTACGACTCATCTAAACCAAAGGGACAGGAGTTCAATGCTAACAGAGCAATCAGCTGGATGGGGGGACAGATTGAG gtgccagtgtctgtgtgcagtgagAGTTGTCCTCCTGGCACTAGGAAGGCTGTACAGAAAGGAAGGCCAGTCTGCTGCTATGACTGTATACCATGTGCAGAAGGAGAGATCAGTAACAGAACAG ATGCTTTGAACTGTATGCCATGCCCTCCTGAGTTCTGGCCCAATGCCAAGAGAGACACCTGCTCGCCTAAGCCTGTGGAGTTCCTGTCCTGGGGTGACACTCTGAGCATTATTCTGACAGTGTTCTCTGTGGCTGGGGCCTttattgcagtgtgtgtggCTGTTGTCTTCTACAGACATAGGACTTCTCCTATTGTCAGAGCCAACAACTCAGAGCTGAGCTTCCTGCTGCTCTTCTCACTGACTCTGTGTTTCCTATGTTCACTTACATTCATTGGGAGACCCTCTGAGTGGTCTTGCATGCTTCGGCACACAGCGTTTGGCATCACCTTTGTTCTCTGCATCTCCTGTGTTCTGGGGAAAACAATAGTGGTATTAATGGCCTTCAGGGCTACACTTCCAGGCAGTAATGTCATGAAGTGGTTTGGGCCTCCACAGCAGAGACTCAGTGTCTTTACATTCACTCTTATTCAGACCGTAATTTGTGTGCTTTGGTTAACATTATCTCCCCCTTTCCCCTTCAATAACCTAAAGCACTACAAGGAGAGGATAATTCTGGAATGTGGATTAGGTTCAGCAGTAGCATTCTGGGCTGTGCTGGGTTATATAGGATTCCTGGCtctattgtgttttgttttggcttTTCTGGCTCGAAAGCTGCCTGATAACTTTAATGAAGCCAAGTTCATTACATTCAGTATGCTCATATTCTGTGCAGTTTGGGCTACTTTCATCCCAGCTTATATAAGCTCTCCTGGCAAACTGACTGTGGCAGTAGAGATATTTGCTATTTTGGCTTCAAGCTTTGGTttgattatttgtatttttgctcccAAGTGTTTTATAATTGTGTTTAGGCCAGAGCAGAATACCAAGAAGCACCTCATGGGTAAGGTACCCTCCAAATCTCTTTGA
- the LOC136709381 gene encoding extracellular calcium-sensing receptor-like isoform X2, which translates to MRSEQNSYTKLPLQPQCSGRSVCDMDIRDLLNARTMEFTINEINKRTDLLPGITLGYQIYDSCAAVPMAIKVTFQFANGREQVFNDKYGCPNSATAAVPAILGDTNSTPSVSMARFLGLLGIPQVSHFATCACLSDKRQFPAFLRTVPSDHHQAAALARIVKYFGWTWIGAVRSDSDYGNYGMASFLKAAQEEGICVEYSEAFYRTDPRSKVERVANVIRSSTARVIVAFMNAGEMEVLLEELVRNPPPPLQWICSDTLIMNTKFLRYNMCAGAIGFGIPKSVIPGLREYLLDLSPAQVLKSPLLTEFWETSFSCSLTGSSKGARVCNGSEDIRALQNPYTDTSQLRITNMVYKATYAIAHAIHGVICNDTQCDKSIQFAPWQILDQLKRVNFTTKNGNRVTFDANGDGLPIYELINWQVQKDGALDFVTVGEYDSSKPKGQEFNANRAISWMGGQIEVPVSVCSESCPPGTRKAVQKGRPVCCYDCIPCAEGEISNRTDALNCMPCPPEFWPNAKRDTCSPKPVEFLSWGDTLSIILTVFSVAGAFIAVCVAVVFYRHRTSPIVRANNSELSFLLLFSLTLCFLCSLTFIGRPSEWSCMLRHTAFGITFVLCISCVLGKTIVVLMAFRATLPGSNVMKWFGPPQQRLSVFTFTLIQTVICVLWLTLSPPFPFNNLKHYKERIILECGLGSAVAFWAVLGYIGFLALLCFVLAFLARKLPDNFNEAKFITFSMLIFCAVWATFIPAYISSPGKLTVAVEIFAILASSFGLIICIFAPKCFIIVFRPEQNTKKHLMGKVPSKSL; encoded by the exons ATGAGATCAGAGCAGAACTCCTACACAAAGCTGCCACTACAACCACAGTGCTCTGGGAGGTCTGTCTGTGA TATGGATATCAGAGACCTACTCAACGCTCGTACCATGGAGTTCACCATCAACGAGATCAACAAGAGAACAGATCTGCTGCCGGGAATCACGCTGGGCTACCAGATATATGACTCGTGCGCGGCAGTACCCATGGCGATCAAAGTTACGTTTCAGTTTGCTAATGGCAGGGAACAAGTTTTCAACGACAAATATGGGTGTCCAAATTCTGCAACCGCAGCTGTACCCGCTATTCTAGGAGATACTAATTCTACTCCCTCAGTCAGCATGGCCAGATTTCTAGGTCTGCTTGGAATTCCACAG GTCAGCCATTTCGCAACCTGTGCGTGTTTGAGTGATAAGCGTCAGTTCCCTGCCTTTCTCAGGACCGTGCCAAGTGACCACCACCAAGCGGCAGCGCTGGCCAGAATCGTGAAGTATTTTGGCTGGACATGGATTGGGGCAGTGCGCAGTGACTCGGATTATGGGAATTACGGAATGGCCTCGTTTCTAAAGGCTGCGCAGGAGGAGGGGATCTGCGTGGAGTACTCGGAGGCCTTTTACAGGACAGATCCGCGCAGTAAAGTGGAGAGAGTGGCGAACGTCATCCGCTCATCAACAGCCAGAGTAATAGTAGCGTTTATGAACGCGGGCGAAATGGAAGTTTTATTAGAAGAACTGGTGAGAAATCCACCGCCTCCTCTTCAGTGGATTTGCAGCGACACATTGATCATGAATACAAAGTTTCTACGCTATAACATGTGCGCTGGGGCTATAGGATTCGGCATCCCCAAGTCAGTGATCCCAGGGCTCCGTGAATATCTTCTAGACCTCTCTCCAGCACAAGTTCTAAAGTCACCACTGTTAACGGAATTCTGGGAGACCTCGTTCAGCTGTAGCCTGACGGGTTCCTCGAAGGGCGCGCGGGTATGTAACGGCAGCGAGGACATCCGCGCGCTGCAGAACCCGTACACAGACACGTCACAGCTGCGTATCACTAACATGGTGTACAAAGCTACATACGCCATAGCGCATGCCATCCACGGTGTTATCTGTAATGACACGCAGTGCGACAAGAGCATTCAGTTCGCACCATGGCAG ATACTCGACCAGCTCAAGAGAGTGAATTTCACCACGAAAAATGGTAATCGGGTCACATTTGATGCCAACGGTGATGGTCTGCCCATCTATGAGCTCATTAACTGGCAAGTTCAAAAAGATGGGGCTTTGGATTTTGTGACTGTGGGCGAGTACGACTCATCTAAACCAAAGGGACAGGAGTTCAATGCTAACAGAGCAATCAGCTGGATGGGGGGACAGATTGAG gtgccagtgtctgtgtgcagtgagAGTTGTCCTCCTGGCACTAGGAAGGCTGTACAGAAAGGAAGGCCAGTCTGCTGCTATGACTGTATACCATGTGCAGAAGGAGAGATCAGTAACAGAACAG ATGCTTTGAACTGTATGCCATGCCCTCCTGAGTTCTGGCCCAATGCCAAGAGAGACACCTGCTCGCCTAAGCCTGTGGAGTTCCTGTCCTGGGGTGACACTCTGAGCATTATTCTGACAGTGTTCTCTGTGGCTGGGGCCTttattgcagtgtgtgtggCTGTTGTCTTCTACAGACATAGGACTTCTCCTATTGTCAGAGCCAACAACTCAGAGCTGAGCTTCCTGCTGCTCTTCTCACTGACTCTGTGTTTCCTATGTTCACTTACATTCATTGGGAGACCCTCTGAGTGGTCTTGCATGCTTCGGCACACAGCGTTTGGCATCACCTTTGTTCTCTGCATCTCCTGTGTTCTGGGGAAAACAATAGTGGTATTAATGGCCTTCAGGGCTACACTTCCAGGCAGTAATGTCATGAAGTGGTTTGGGCCTCCACAGCAGAGACTCAGTGTCTTTACATTCACTCTTATTCAGACCGTAATTTGTGTGCTTTGGTTAACATTATCTCCCCCTTTCCCCTTCAATAACCTAAAGCACTACAAGGAGAGGATAATTCTGGAATGTGGATTAGGTTCAGCAGTAGCATTCTGGGCTGTGCTGGGTTATATAGGATTCCTGGCtctattgtgttttgttttggcttTTCTGGCTCGAAAGCTGCCTGATAACTTTAATGAAGCCAAGTTCATTACATTCAGTATGCTCATATTCTGTGCAGTTTGGGCTACTTTCATCCCAGCTTATATAAGCTCTCCTGGCAAACTGACTGTGGCAGTAGAGATATTTGCTATTTTGGCTTCAAGCTTTGGTttgattatttgtatttttgctcccAAGTGTTTTATAATTGTGTTTAGGCCAGAGCAGAATACCAAGAAGCACCTCATGGGTAAGGTACCCTCCAAATCTCTTTGA